One genomic window of Acidobacteriota bacterium includes the following:
- the ctaD gene encoding cytochrome c oxidase subunit I produces the protein MDTAATPHSNYLTDGYSLKSWLLTRDHKRIGLLYLFSVTAFFLLGAFFAGIIRLELLTPAGDLVSSDIYNRLFTMHGVVMIFFFLIPSIPSVLGNFLVPIMIGAKDLAFPRLNLLSWYLYTFGGLFTLWALVTGGVDTGWTFYTPYSSSFSNSNVALVIVGIFINGFSSILTGLNFIVTIHKMRAPGMTWFRMPLFVWAHYATSLIFVLGTPVIAITLLMVGAERVLHLGIFDPKLGGDPVLFQHLFWFYSHPAVYIMILPAMGVASELVAAFSRKAIFGYEFVAFSSLAIAVFGFLVWGHHMFVSSESVYSAMAFSLLSFLVAIPSAVKVFNWSATMYKGSISFEAPMLYVFGFIGLFMIGGLTGLFLAAIAVDVHVTDTYFVVAHFHYIMVGGAIMMYMGGLHFWWPKIFGKLYNEFWAQVAAVTIFVGFNLTFFPQFIVGYLGMPRRYHAYPPEFQLWNILSTAGATVLAVGYAMPAFYLLHSLFKGKRAPSNPWGAKGLEWETTSPPPTHNFETPPVVTEPPYNYAK, from the coding sequence ATGGATACCGCCGCCACGCCGCATTCGAACTACCTGACCGACGGTTACAGCTTGAAGTCGTGGCTCCTGACCCGCGACCACAAGCGCATCGGGCTGCTGTACCTGTTCAGTGTCACCGCCTTCTTTCTGCTCGGCGCGTTTTTCGCCGGGATCATCCGCCTGGAGCTGCTGACGCCGGCCGGCGACCTGGTCTCGTCGGACATTTATAACCGGCTCTTCACGATGCACGGCGTCGTGATGATCTTCTTCTTCCTGATCCCGTCGATTCCGTCGGTGCTCGGCAACTTTCTGGTGCCCATCATGATTGGCGCCAAGGATCTCGCCTTTCCGCGTCTCAACCTGCTGAGCTGGTATCTGTACACGTTCGGCGGGCTCTTCACGCTGTGGGCCCTGGTGACGGGCGGCGTGGACACGGGCTGGACCTTCTACACGCCGTACAGCAGCTCGTTCTCGAACTCGAATGTCGCGCTGGTAATAGTCGGCATTTTCATTAATGGTTTCTCGTCGATCCTGACCGGCCTCAACTTCATCGTCACGATCCACAAGATGCGCGCGCCCGGCATGACCTGGTTCCGGATGCCGCTTTTCGTCTGGGCCCACTACGCGACCTCGCTCATCTTCGTCCTGGGGACGCCGGTCATCGCCATCACGCTCCTGATGGTCGGCGCCGAGCGGGTGCTGCACCTGGGCATCTTCGACCCGAAACTGGGCGGCGACCCGGTGCTCTTCCAGCACCTGTTCTGGTTCTATTCACACCCGGCCGTCTACATCATGATCCTGCCGGCCATGGGCGTCGCAAGCGAGTTGGTGGCCGCCTTTTCACGCAAGGCGATTTTCGGCTACGAGTTCGTGGCCTTCTCGAGTCTCGCGATCGCGGTATTCGGCTTCCTCGTCTGGGGCCATCACATGTTCGTCAGCAGCGAGTCGGTGTACTCGGCAATGGCGTTCTCGCTGCTCAGTTTCCTGGTCGCGATCCCGTCGGCGGTCAAGGTCTTCAACTGGTCCGCGACGATGTACAAGGGCTCGATCTCGTTTGAAGCACCGATGCTGTACGTGTTCGGGTTCATCGGTCTGTTCATGATCGGCGGGCTGACGGGCTTGTTCCTGGCGGCGATCGCGGTCGATGTGCACGTCACCGACACGTACTTCGTCGTGGCGCACTTCCACTACATCATGGTCGGGGGCGCCATCATGATGTACATGGGCGGTCTGCACTTCTGGTGGCCCAAGATCTTCGGCAAGCTCTACAACGAGTTCTGGGCTCAGGTGGCGGCGGTGACGATCTTTGTCGGCTTCAACCTGACGTTCTTCCCGCAGTTCATCGTCGGTTACCTCGGCATGCCGCGCCGCTACCATGCGTATCCGCCGGAGTTCCAGTTGTGGAACATCCTCTCGACCGCCGGCGCCACTGTGCTGGCGGTGGGCTACGCGATGCCGGCGTTCTACCTGCTGCACTCGCTCTTCAAGGGCAAGCGTGCGCCGTCGAACCCGTGGGGCGCGAAGGGGCTCGAGTGGGAGACCACGTCGCCGCCGCCGACCCATAATTTCGAAACGCCGCCGGTGGTGACCGAACCGCCATACAACTACGCGAAGTGA
- a CDS encoding cytochrome c oxidase subunit 3 family protein, translated as MSGTHSDEPSVLQHHFDNLGQQFEASALGMWVFLVTEVLFFGGLFTAYMVYRMTYPEAFAEASHQLNIVLGGTNTAVLIGSSLTMAMAVYAAQQGDRHKQVLFLVLTMVLGMVFLGVKSVEYSHKFAEGLVPGPNFRFEGDAIHAQLFFSLYFVMTGLHALHMIVGIGIMAVLTVFAWRGRYTSRYHTPVDVSGLYWHFVDIVWIFLFPLLYLIDRHGAVR; from the coding sequence ATGTCGGGCACGCACTCAGACGAACCCTCGGTCCTCCAGCACCACTTCGACAATCTCGGACAGCAGTTCGAGGCGTCGGCGCTCGGGATGTGGGTGTTCCTGGTGACCGAAGTCCTTTTCTTTGGAGGGCTGTTCACGGCCTACATGGTCTACCGGATGACGTACCCGGAGGCCTTCGCGGAGGCCAGCCACCAGTTGAATATCGTGCTCGGCGGCACCAACACCGCCGTGCTCATCGGGAGTTCGCTCACGATGGCCATGGCGGTCTACGCGGCCCAACAGGGCGACCGCCACAAGCAGGTGCTGTTCCTGGTGCTCACGATGGTGCTCGGTATGGTGTTTCTGGGCGTCAAGTCGGTGGAATACAGCCATAAGTTCGCCGAGGGCCTGGTCCCGGGGCCGAACTTCCGATTCGAGGGCGACGCCATCCATGCGCAGTTGTTCTTCTCGCTCTACTTCGTGATGACCGGCCTGCACGCGCTGCACATGATTGTCGGCATCGGTATCATGGCCGTGCTGACGGTGTTCGCGTGGCGAGGGCGGTATACCAGCCGCTACCACACGCCGGTTGATGTGAGCGGTCTCTACTGGCATTTCGTGGACATCGTCTGGATCTTCCTGTTCCCACTGCTCTACCTGATCGACCGGCACGGGGCGGTCCGTTGA
- a CDS encoding cytochrome C oxidase subunit IV family protein, protein MVNDVTHADVEYGGTERPKHLVPLRVYFAVFAALMTLTALTVFAAMQDLGPFNTVVALVIACTKAVLVVLYFMHVRYSTKLTWAVIAGGVFWLLLLLLMTLSDYITRGPGWLHFG, encoded by the coding sequence ATGGTAAACGACGTGACGCACGCCGACGTGGAATACGGCGGGACCGAGCGGCCCAAGCATCTCGTCCCCTTGAGGGTCTATTTCGCGGTGTTTGCCGCGCTGATGACGTTGACGGCGCTGACCGTCTTTGCGGCCATGCAGGACCTCGGGCCATTCAACACGGTGGTGGCGCTGGTCATCGCCTGCACCAAGGCTGTGCTGGTGGTGCTGTACTTCATGCACGTGCGATACAGCACGAAGCTGACGTGGGCCGTGATTGCCGGCGGCGTCTTCTGGCTGCTCCTCCTGCTGCTCATGACGCTCAGCGACTACATCACGCGCGGCCCCGGCTGGCTGCACTTCGGGTAG
- a CDS encoding CBS domain-containing protein → MADSLLFLTELMGMRVYDLKGRKIGRLRDACLVPSVDPVLVDRYLVGGELTWWTVRQDQVERISLDGIYLRDEQLTPYHEDEYMLRMVRDLLDQQIIDIHGRKVVRVNDVTLELKRANSHDQLWVREVDVGMRSIFRRLCQGIVPPRLVRRMMMRIPPNSIRWEFCNIVEPDPQRRLRLKIDMTALEDMHPADLADIVEELSHEDREAVFEAIDSEVAADTLSEVDDPRTQASILESLEADRAADIVEEMDPDEAADVLAELEDEKSEAILDEMEAEPKTEVEELLEFHEKSAGGMMTSEFVAVADTGTVADAMAAVREQVEHIDTLTNLFLVDADGRLTGSLPVGRLLLAEAPTLLRDLAADDEIVSVVVTERRDRVTEIVDKYNLMALPVVDEHGALVGAITADDIISVLRQE, encoded by the coding sequence ATGGCCGACAGCCTGCTCTTTCTCACTGAACTGATGGGTATGAGGGTCTACGACCTGAAGGGCCGAAAAATCGGTCGCCTTCGGGACGCCTGCCTTGTACCCAGTGTCGATCCGGTCCTGGTCGACCGGTACCTGGTCGGCGGAGAATTGACGTGGTGGACCGTCCGCCAGGACCAGGTTGAGCGGATCTCGCTCGACGGCATCTACCTCCGCGACGAACAACTCACCCCGTACCACGAGGACGAGTACATGCTGCGGATGGTGCGCGACCTGCTCGATCAGCAGATCATCGACATCCATGGCCGCAAGGTGGTCCGTGTCAACGATGTCACGCTCGAACTGAAGCGCGCCAACAGCCACGATCAGCTCTGGGTGCGCGAAGTCGACGTGGGTATGCGGAGCATCTTCCGGCGCCTGTGTCAGGGCATCGTTCCTCCCCGGCTGGTCCGCCGGATGATGATGCGCATTCCGCCGAACTCGATTCGCTGGGAATTCTGCAACATCGTCGAACCCGACCCGCAGCGCCGATTGCGGTTGAAGATCGACATGACGGCCCTCGAGGACATGCACCCGGCCGATCTGGCCGACATCGTCGAGGAACTGAGTCACGAAGATCGGGAGGCGGTGTTCGAAGCGATCGACAGCGAGGTCGCGGCCGACACGCTCTCGGAGGTGGACGACCCGCGCACGCAGGCGTCGATTCTCGAATCCCTCGAAGCTGATCGTGCAGCCGACATCGTCGAGGAGATGGACCCAGACGAGGCCGCCGATGTGTTGGCTGAACTGGAAGACGAGAAGTCGGAAGCCATCCTCGACGAGATGGAAGCCGAACCGAAGACCGAGGTCGAGGAACTACTCGAATTTCATGAGAAGTCGGCCGGCGGCATGATGACCAGCGAGTTTGTCGCCGTCGCCGACACCGGGACGGTGGCCGACGCGATGGCGGCCGTCCGCGAACAGGTCGAACACATCGACACGCTGACTAACCTCTTCCTCGTGGATGCCGACGGCCGGCTCACCGGTTCGCTACCGGTGGGACGGCTGCTGCTGGCTGAAGCGCCGACTCTGCTGAGAGATCTCGCCGCCGACGACGAAATCGTGTCGGTGGTTGTCACGGAACGCCGCGATCGCGTCACTGAGATCGTGGACAAGTACAACCTGATGGCGCTGCCGGTGGTCGACGAGCACGGGGCGCTTGTCGGCGCGATTACCGCGGACGACATCATCTCGGTGCTCAGGCAGGAGTAG
- a CDS encoding Nramp family divalent metal transporter, which translates to MLDRLPRQWLVFFAVIGPGFVTAMVDNDAGGIYTYSQAGAKFGYMMLWTLPPIALLLVVTQEMNARMGAVTGKGLSDLIREEFGLRTTFVVMILLVLGNFTNVVAEFAGVASALELFHISKFISVPLAALAVWLLVVKGTYASVEKIFLGACVVYIAYIVAAVLISPDWEASALASVRPVLLWDAAYLTLLVGLVGTSVAPWMQFYLQAAVVEKGITVKDYRESRVEVIVGCIVMVVVAFFIIVACAAAIYKTGPRDINNAAEAAKALRPFGEYAYLLFSAGLLNASLFAASILPLSTAYSVCEGLGFESGVNKRFREAPIFYWLYTGLIVIGAAVVLLPNFPLIKMILFSQVVNGVLLPVILVFMIKLVNKTDLMGEWVNPHFYNVIAWIAVVVLAGLTFVLTGLTVRDMYFSG; encoded by the coding sequence ATTCTCGATCGTCTGCCTCGCCAGTGGCTGGTCTTCTTTGCCGTGATCGGCCCTGGCTTCGTCACGGCCATGGTGGATAACGACGCGGGCGGCATCTACACCTACTCGCAGGCGGGCGCCAAGTTCGGCTACATGATGCTCTGGACGCTGCCGCCGATTGCCCTGCTGCTCGTGGTGACGCAGGAAATGAACGCCCGCATGGGCGCGGTCACCGGCAAAGGACTTTCCGATCTCATTCGCGAGGAATTCGGCCTCCGGACGACGTTCGTCGTGATGATTCTGCTCGTCCTGGGGAATTTCACCAACGTCGTCGCCGAGTTCGCTGGCGTCGCCAGCGCGCTCGAGTTGTTTCACATCAGCAAGTTCATCTCGGTGCCGCTCGCCGCCCTCGCCGTCTGGCTGCTCGTCGTCAAGGGCACCTACGCGAGCGTCGAGAAGATCTTTCTCGGCGCCTGCGTGGTGTATATCGCCTACATCGTGGCGGCGGTGCTCATCAGCCCGGACTGGGAAGCCTCGGCGCTGGCCAGCGTCAGGCCGGTGCTCTTGTGGGATGCCGCGTACCTGACGCTGCTCGTCGGACTGGTGGGCACGTCTGTCGCGCCATGGATGCAGTTCTATCTGCAGGCGGCGGTGGTCGAAAAGGGCATCACGGTCAAGGACTACAGGGAATCCCGCGTCGAGGTCATCGTCGGCTGCATCGTCATGGTGGTCGTGGCGTTCTTTATCATCGTCGCGTGCGCCGCGGCCATTTACAAAACCGGGCCGCGCGACATCAACAACGCGGCCGAGGCGGCCAAAGCGCTCAGGCCCTTCGGCGAGTACGCCTATCTGCTGTTCAGCGCCGGACTGCTCAACGCATCACTGTTCGCGGCAAGTATCCTGCCCCTCTCAACGGCGTATTCGGTCTGCGAAGGTCTGGGGTTCGAATCCGGCGTCAACAAGCGATTCCGCGAGGCACCAATCTTCTATTGGCTCTACACCGGCTTGATCGTCATTGGCGCCGCCGTTGTCCTGCTGCCGAACTTCCCGCTCATTAAGATGATCCTGTTCTCGCAGGTCGTGAACGGCGTCCTGCTGCCCGTCATCCTGGTGTTCATGATCAAGCTGGTCAATAAGACCGACCTGATGGGCGAATGGGTCAATCCCCACTTCTACAACGTGATCGCGTGGATTGCCGTGGTTGTGCTGGCGGGGCTCACCTTCGTACTGACGGGCCTCACCGTGCGCGACATGTACTTCTCTGGGTAG
- a CDS encoding DHCW motif cupin fold protein has product MPITGVPFGVTDWSKVPSTDHPGETGTARWKTFEAGNIRVRMVEYSPGYLADHWCSRGHVLLVLEGELVTELKDGRTFTLRPGQSYQVADNEEPHRSRTASGAKLFVVD; this is encoded by the coding sequence ATGCCGATCACCGGCGTGCCATTTGGTGTAACCGATTGGAGCAAGGTCCCGAGCACGGATCATCCGGGTGAAACCGGAACCGCGCGGTGGAAGACATTCGAAGCGGGGAACATCCGCGTCCGCATGGTCGAGTACTCGCCAGGGTATCTGGCGGACCACTGGTGCAGCCGAGGTCACGTGCTGCTCGTCCTCGAGGGCGAGCTGGTCACCGAACTCAAAGACGGTCGCACCTTCACGTTGCGGCCCGGCCAGAGCTACCAGGTGGCCGACAATGAAGAGCCGCACCGCTCCAGGACCGCATCGGGCGCGAAGCTGTTCGTCGTCGACTGA
- a CDS encoding Uma2 family endonuclease encodes MQPVPRVPPFDRPATYDDLVQLADNLVAEIVNGELHASPRPTPPHAVAASGLGALVSVPYHYGKGGPGGWWILDEPELHLGPDVLVPDVAGWRRSRMAQPPKTAYFPLAPDWICEVVSPKTAALDRVRKLTIYARESIPHAWLIDPIGRSLEVLRLESGRWTIVSTHMCDEVVRAEPFVELDLELSSLWADIAE; translated from the coding sequence ATGCAACCCGTGCCTCGCGTTCCGCCGTTCGATCGCCCTGCCACGTATGACGATCTCGTTCAACTGGCCGACAACCTTGTGGCCGAGATCGTCAATGGCGAACTGCACGCATCACCCAGGCCAACACCTCCCCACGCGGTGGCCGCTTCTGGTCTTGGCGCGCTCGTCAGCGTGCCGTACCACTACGGGAAGGGCGGACCCGGTGGGTGGTGGATTCTGGACGAGCCTGAGCTCCACCTCGGCCCAGACGTCCTGGTGCCGGACGTCGCGGGCTGGCGTCGCAGCCGGATGGCTCAGCCGCCCAAGACTGCCTACTTCCCGCTGGCCCCAGACTGGATCTGCGAGGTTGTGTCGCCGAAGACCGCTGCGCTCGACAGGGTCAGGAAGCTGACGATCTATGCTCGGGAGTCAATCCCGCATGCCTGGCTGATCGATCCGATTGGCCGATCGCTCGAAGTCCTGCGCCTCGAATCCGGCCGCTGGACCATCGTCTCGACCCACATGTGCGACGAGGTGGTGCGAGCGGAGCCGTTCGTTGAGCTCGATCTGGAGCTCAGCTCGCTGTGGGCGGACATAGCGGAGTAG